Proteins encoded in a region of the Flavobacteriaceae bacterium HL-DH10 genome:
- a CDS encoding RNA polymerase sigma factor yields the protein MNKELEHSFVELLEKHQNIVHKVCRLYTNNYDAHNDLFQEITIQLWKAYPKFRGDAKFSTWMYRVGLNTAITLYRKSKRSITTQDFESVAFKIKVQDYDDTEEQQLKILYKAVHQLNDIEKALIFLYLEDKNYREISETLGISEVNARVKMNRIKTKLKTILNP from the coding sequence TTGAATAAAGAACTAGAACATAGTTTTGTAGAATTACTAGAAAAGCATCAAAATATTGTGCACAAAGTATGTCGTTTGTACACGAATAACTATGACGCACATAACGATTTATTTCAAGAAATAACCATTCAACTTTGGAAAGCCTACCCAAAATTTAGAGGTGATGCAAAGTTTAGTACTTGGATGTATCGTGTAGGATTAAATACAGCTATTACCCTTTACAGGAAATCGAAACGCAGTATTACTACTCAAGATTTTGAAAGCGTCGCTTTTAAAATAAAAGTCCAAGATTATGATGATACAGAAGAACAACAATTAAAAATATTATATAAAGCAGTACACCAATTAAACGACATTGAAAAGGCTCTTATTTTCTTATATTTAGAAGACAAAAATTATAGAGAAATTAGTGAAACTTTGGGAATTAGTGAAGTGAATGCCCGTGTGAAAATGAATAGAATTAAAACGAAACTTAAAACCATACTAAATCCGTAA
- a CDS encoding DNA topoisomerase 3, with amino-acid sequence MKVCIAEKPSVAREIAAVLGANTKRDGYYEGNGYAVTYTFGHLCTLKEPNDYKPYWKSWDLNNLPMLPEKFETKVVANSGIQKQFNIVKSLFDKAELVINCGDAGQEGELIQRWVMNEANYKGKVERLWISSLTTEAIKEGFENLKPSEDYDNLYYAGFSRAIGDWLLGMNATRLYTVKHGGYKQVLSVGRVQTPTLAMVVNRFKDIENFKPQPYWELQTLYRETLFSYEEGRFLKKEDGEALANKVKESDFEIVSITKKKGKEYAPKLFDLTGLQVYCNTKFGFSADETLKIVQKLYEQKVVTYPRVDTTFLPNDVYPKVAGILQKLTNYAALTQPLLGKKIKKSAKVFNDKKVTDHHAIIPTGIQINLQYNQQQVYDIIVKRFIAVFYDDCSVANTTVIGSAAEVSFKTTGKEILEKGWRIVFDTSTALSVTNNDNLLPQFIKGEKGPHEPSFLEKETKPPNQFTEATLLRAMETAGKQVDDEELRDLMKENGIGRPSTRANIIETLFKRKYIKRNKKQVLPTVTGIQLIDTIQNDLLKSAELTGSWEKQLKDIEKGEFSAGAFIKNMKRMVDALVYEVRSETKRANISQENVIKSRVAKSEVKKQAGITAEGCPKCKNGQLIKGKNAYGCSAFKSGCNFVLPFSFGGKKISEKQFIRLLQKGSTVNLKGFKSDAGVVEGLLRFDEDFKLKLEPKQISAKAKPNELICPKCKKGTVIKGHSAYGCTAYKSGCDFKMTFEAVRAKINGQTPTKELVHDILRGKV; translated from the coding sequence TTGAAAGTATGTATTGCTGAAAAGCCAAGTGTTGCGCGTGAGATTGCTGCCGTTTTAGGGGCTAATACTAAACGCGATGGATATTATGAAGGCAATGGTTATGCCGTAACCTATACTTTTGGACATTTATGTACGTTAAAAGAGCCTAATGATTATAAGCCCTATTGGAAAAGTTGGGATTTAAATAACCTCCCTATGCTTCCCGAAAAATTCGAGACCAAAGTAGTGGCCAATTCGGGCATACAAAAGCAATTCAATATTGTAAAAAGTTTATTTGACAAAGCAGAGCTTGTTATAAACTGTGGGGATGCGGGGCAAGAAGGAGAACTTATTCAGCGTTGGGTGATGAATGAAGCCAATTACAAAGGCAAGGTAGAGCGTTTATGGATTTCATCATTAACCACAGAGGCTATTAAAGAAGGTTTTGAAAATTTAAAACCATCTGAAGATTACGATAATTTATATTACGCAGGATTTTCAAGAGCTATTGGCGATTGGCTATTAGGAATGAATGCCACACGCTTATATACCGTAAAACATGGTGGTTATAAACAAGTGTTGTCCGTTGGTCGCGTACAAACACCAACTTTGGCTATGGTTGTAAATCGTTTTAAAGACATTGAAAATTTTAAACCACAGCCGTATTGGGAGTTGCAAACTCTTTATAGAGAAACACTTTTTAGTTATGAAGAAGGTCGCTTTTTAAAAAAAGAAGATGGTGAAGCTTTAGCAAATAAAGTAAAGGAAAGCGATTTTGAAATAGTATCTATAACCAAAAAGAAAGGGAAAGAATATGCACCCAAGTTATTCGATTTAACAGGCTTGCAGGTGTATTGTAATACAAAATTCGGATTTTCGGCAGATGAAACTTTGAAGATTGTTCAGAAGTTATACGAGCAAAAAGTAGTAACCTACCCAAGAGTTGATACCACGTTTTTACCAAACGATGTCTATCCTAAAGTAGCAGGAATTCTTCAAAAGCTAACTAATTATGCGGCTTTAACCCAACCGCTTTTAGGAAAGAAAATAAAAAAATCGGCCAAAGTTTTTAATGATAAAAAAGTTACCGATCACCATGCGATTATTCCAACGGGGATTCAAATTAATTTGCAATATAACCAGCAACAGGTTTACGATATTATTGTAAAACGTTTTATTGCGGTTTTTTATGATGATTGCTCAGTAGCAAATACAACCGTTATTGGTAGTGCTGCCGAAGTATCGTTTAAAACGACAGGTAAAGAAATTTTAGAAAAAGGTTGGCGCATTGTTTTCGACACTTCGACTGCGCTCAGTGTGACAAATAACGATAACTTATTGCCACAATTTATTAAAGGAGAAAAAGGACCTCACGAACCGTCATTTTTAGAAAAAGAAACCAAACCGCCTAATCAATTTACAGAAGCTACGTTATTACGTGCCATGGAAACCGCAGGTAAGCAGGTAGATGATGAAGAATTACGTGATTTAATGAAAGAAAATGGTATTGGTCGTCCATCAACACGAGCCAATATTATTGAAACACTTTTTAAGCGAAAATATATAAAACGTAATAAAAAGCAAGTATTGCCAACGGTTACAGGTATTCAGTTGATTGATACGATTCAGAATGATTTATTAAAATCGGCCGAATTAACAGGCTCTTGGGAAAAGCAACTAAAAGATATTGAAAAAGGCGAGTTTAGTGCAGGTGCATTTATTAAAAACATGAAACGCATGGTAGATGCTTTGGTTTATGAAGTAAGAAGTGAAACCAAGCGAGCTAATATTTCACAAGAAAATGTTATTAAAAGCAGAGTCGCTAAGTCTGAAGTAAAAAAACAAGCAGGAATAACAGCTGAAGGATGCCCAAAATGTAAAAACGGACAACTTATAAAAGGAAAAAATGCTTATGGTTGTTCTGCATTTAAATCCGGATGCAATTTTGTGCTACCTTTTAGTTTTGGAGGTAAAAAAATATCAGAAAAGCAATTTATTAGATTGCTTCAAAAAGGTTCTACTGTTAATTTAAAGGGGTTTAAGAGTGATGCAGGTGTTGTTGAAGGTTTGCTTCGATTTGATGAGGATTTCAAACTTAAATTAGAGCCTAAACAAATTTCCGCGAAAGCGAAACCAAACGAGTTAATATGCCCGAAATGTAAAAAAGGAACGGTTATAAAAGGACATTCGGCCTATGGATGCACTGCTTATAAATCGGGATGCGATTTTAAAATGACTTTTGAAGCTGTTAGAGCTAAAATAAACGGACAAACACCAACAAAAGAATTGGTTCACGATATCTTGAGGGGTAAGGTATGA
- a CDS encoding DUF2721 domain-containing protein, with product MEQLTLTTPALLFSAISLIMLAYTNRFLAYASVIRDLHAKYLQKKDTVLMAQIKNIKQRLYLTRSMQIFGISSLLLCVLTMFLIYIQQNIIAIWSFGLALVLLIISLSLLIIEIQISVKALEHHISDIENS from the coding sequence ATGGAACAACTTACTCTAACGACACCTGCTCTTCTATTTTCTGCCATATCATTAATTATGCTTGCTTATACTAATAGGTTTTTAGCTTACGCATCTGTTATTAGAGATTTACATGCTAAATATCTGCAAAAAAAAGACACCGTTTTAATGGCTCAAATAAAAAACATAAAACAGCGTCTATACCTAACAAGATCTATGCAAATTTTCGGGATTTCTAGCTTGTTACTTTGTGTGCTTACCATGTTTTTAATTTATATTCAGCAAAACATTATTGCAATTTGGTCGTTTGGGTTAGCACTTGTTTTATTAATTATTTCGTTATCGCTTTTAATTATTGAAATTCAAATTTCGGTTAAAGCATTAGAACATCATATTAGTGATATTGAGAATAGTTAA
- a CDS encoding sugar kinase, which translates to MGQIITFGEVLMRISPRGNKKFIQSNMVEFYFGGTELNVGISIANFGGNVKHISCVSDDFIGDAAISYINKFGVSTSSVVYSKRPLGVYFLEVGAVMRPSAISYNRSHSSFSEIKPSMVNWEKAFRKGVWMHWTGITPALSKGAFDTLKEGLALAHKKGMIVSADPTYRSGLWQYGQDPKEALIELLNYSTIFIGGINEMNEVLGTSYSYSKSDFLEASKQLIETFPTIEKVFDKIRTSLNSSWHKIRARMWNGKEFRETEDLDITHVVDRIGTGDAFAAGLIYGLQQFDDYKAMEFASAACALKHTYEGDVNLSTVREVTSILDGNTSGRLVR; encoded by the coding sequence ATGGGTCAAATTATAACATTCGGAGAAGTTTTAATGCGTATTTCGCCTCGTGGCAATAAAAAGTTTATTCAATCTAATATGGTTGAGTTTTACTTTGGAGGTACTGAATTAAATGTAGGTATTTCTATTGCTAATTTTGGAGGTAATGTAAAACACATTAGTTGTGTTTCTGATGATTTTATTGGTGATGCCGCTATTTCTTACATTAATAAATTTGGTGTAAGTACATCTTCTGTTGTTTACTCGAAGCGTCCTTTAGGCGTGTATTTTTTAGAAGTGGGAGCTGTTATGCGCCCTAGTGCTATTTCATATAATAGATCGCATTCTTCATTTTCAGAAATTAAACCTTCAATGGTTAATTGGGAGAAGGCTTTTAGAAAAGGGGTGTGGATGCATTGGACGGGAATTACCCCAGCCTTATCAAAAGGAGCTTTTGATACGCTAAAAGAAGGCTTAGCTTTGGCTCATAAAAAAGGAATGATTGTATCTGCTGATCCAACCTATAGAAGTGGTTTGTGGCAATATGGGCAAGATCCTAAGGAAGCTTTGATAGAATTACTTAATTATTCTACTATTTTTATTGGTGGTATTAATGAAATGAATGAGGTTCTTGGTACCAGTTACAGTTATTCTAAAAGCGATTTTCTTGAAGCTAGTAAACAGCTTATAGAGACATTTCCGACAATTGAAAAAGTATTTGATAAAATTAGAACGTCACTAAATTCTTCATGGCACAAAATTAGAGCGAGAATGTGGAATGGTAAAGAATTTAGAGAAACAGAAGATTTAGATATTACCCATGTGGTAGATAGAATAGGTACAGGTGATGCTTTTGCTGCAGGATTAATTTATGGTTTACAACAATTTGACGATTATAAAGCCATGGAATTTGCCAGTGCTGCTTGTGCTTTGAAACATACTTATGAAGGCGATGTTAATTTATCTACAGTAAGAGAAGTAACGAGTATATTAGATGGAAATACTTCTGGACGTTTAGTTAGATAA
- a CDS encoding pseudouridine synthase: MLLENITHRHFIIYKPYGYLSQFMSNASKQQSKKFLGELHDFPDGIMAVGRLDEKSEGLLLLTTDGQTSAFVNSKKVEKEYYAQVDGDISMEAIEQLKLGVEIGVEGKKYQTKPCKAFKLSAIPDFEERSRKVRDDRHGPTSWVSITLNEGKFRQVRKMTSAVGFPTLRLVRVRVGDIHLKPMKIGDVVEVASFLS; the protein is encoded by the coding sequence ATCCTTTTGGAAAATATAACACATCGTCATTTTATAATTTACAAACCGTACGGGTATTTAAGCCAGTTTATGAGTAATGCCTCTAAGCAGCAATCTAAAAAGTTTTTAGGGGAACTTCACGATTTTCCTGATGGTATAATGGCTGTTGGCCGTTTAGATGAAAAATCGGAAGGTTTATTGCTACTAACTACAGATGGACAAACGAGTGCTTTTGTAAACAGCAAAAAGGTTGAAAAAGAATACTATGCACAAGTAGATGGTGATATTTCAATGGAAGCTATAGAGCAATTAAAATTAGGTGTAGAAATTGGTGTTGAAGGAAAAAAGTACCAAACAAAACCCTGTAAAGCTTTTAAGTTAAGTGCTATTCCAGATTTCGAAGAACGTTCGCGAAAAGTACGTGATGATAGACATGGACCAACATCATGGGTGTCTATTACATTAAACGAAGGTAAGTTTAGGCAGGTGCGTAAAATGACATCGGCAGTCGGATTTCCAACCTTGAGATTAGTGCGTGTTAGGGTAGGAGATATTCATTTAAAGCCCATGAAAATTGGTGATGTGGTTGAAGTTGCTAGTTTTTTGAGTTAA
- a CDS encoding energy transducer TonB: MEVKKNPQLEIGRNSGLYFAIGLNLMLLLSWRSLEYKTYERDEITLEVLNLEAEVEEEIPIVNINTPPPPPPPPAVTQESIQIVEDEEEVIETVIESTETDQDDAIQDVVEVGDVNVEEVYEDVEVAFAIIENVPVYPGCEGLSRQATKDCFQKKIQEHVVKHFHYPESALDLGIQGRVSVVFVIDSEGKTTNVRSRGPDKILEKEAERIISLLPKMKPGKQRGRAVKVAYAVPIFFKFQEG; the protein is encoded by the coding sequence ATGGAAGTTAAAAAAAATCCACAATTGGAAATAGGCCGAAATAGCGGTTTGTATTTTGCTATTGGTCTCAATTTAATGTTGCTTTTATCTTGGAGATCTTTAGAGTATAAAACATATGAGAGGGATGAGATTACCTTGGAGGTTTTAAATCTAGAAGCAGAAGTAGAAGAAGAAATACCAATAGTAAATATAAATACACCACCACCTCCTCCGCCACCACCAGCAGTAACCCAAGAATCTATACAAATTGTTGAAGATGAAGAAGAGGTTATTGAAACGGTTATTGAAAGCACTGAAACAGATCAAGATGATGCCATTCAAGATGTTGTTGAAGTTGGAGATGTTAATGTTGAAGAAGTATATGAAGATGTAGAAGTTGCTTTTGCTATTATTGAAAATGTGCCAGTATATCCTGGTTGTGAAGGTTTATCTAGGCAGGCTACCAAAGATTGTTTTCAGAAGAAAATACAAGAACATGTTGTAAAACATTTTCATTATCCAGAATCTGCTTTAGATCTTGGTATACAAGGTCGGGTGTCTGTGGTTTTTGTGATTGATTCTGAAGGTAAGACAACTAATGTGCGTTCTAGAGGCCCAGATAAAATTTTAGAAAAAGAAGCAGAGCGCATTATAAGTTTATTGCCAAAAATGAAACCAGGTAAACAACGTGGTAGAGCTGTAAAAGTAGCTTACGCTGTACCTATATTTTTTAAATTTCAAGAAGGATAA